A genomic segment from Glycine soja cultivar W05 chromosome 20, ASM419377v2, whole genome shotgun sequence encodes:
- the LOC114401911 gene encoding uncharacterized protein LOC114401911 — protein MPFGLYFSSNHEWCAPTIFEEICGCVLLCQFKCIFAQNQLNYLNHIILAQEVAPDPDKVEAMLAWPIPITPTALRGFLGLTRFYHKFIKGYATMASPLTTLLRKDQFCWSPVGDHAFQHLKTLMTQAPVLATPNFSIPFTIETDVLGSTIRVVLL, from the coding sequence ATGCCCTTTGGCCTCTACTTCTCAAGCAACCATGAATGGTGCGCTCCAACCATTTTTGAGGAAATATGTGGTTGTGTTCTCCTCTGCCAATTCAAGTGCATTTTTGCTCAAAACCAACTCAATTACCTCAACCACATCATTTTGGCACAAGAAGTGGCTCCAGACCCAGACAAAGTGGAGGCTATGTTAGCCTGGCCGATTCCGATAACTCCCACAGCATTACGAGGCTTCCTTGGCTTAACCAGATTTTACCACAAATTCATTAAAGGCTATGCAACCATGGCTTCACCACTTACCACACTTTTACGGAAGGATCAATTTTGTTGGTCCCCAGTTGGGGACCATGCTTTTCAACATCTCAAAACTTTGATGACCCAAGCCCCTGTTCTTGCCACTCCAAATTTTTCAATCCCTTTTACGATTGAAACAGATGTGTTGGGATCCACCATTAGGGTGGTGTTATTATAG